A genomic region of Synechococcus sp. NOUM97013 contains the following coding sequences:
- a CDS encoding HupE/UreJ family protein: MGDSANLSAWQGLLSGIGHPLLGPDHLLFLVAIAFIGLKRPLAWVLPLLAVGLFGSVLSQFVPLPEAIAPWAEALVSLSLAAEGLIALTVLSAAWLLPLIALHGFLLGSTIVGAEATPLTTYFLGLLLGQGALLLLVTAWSKGLIERLGVQGQRLGAGIWIGIGLAFSWVALVD, translated from the coding sequence ATGGGTGACAGTGCCAACCTGTCGGCTTGGCAGGGGCTGCTGAGTGGCATTGGCCATCCCCTGCTGGGCCCTGACCACCTGCTGTTTCTGGTGGCCATTGCCTTCATTGGTCTGAAGCGCCCCCTGGCCTGGGTGCTGCCCCTTCTCGCCGTGGGCCTATTCGGCAGTGTGCTGTCGCAATTCGTTCCTCTTCCTGAAGCCATCGCACCCTGGGCAGAAGCCCTGGTGTCCCTGAGTCTTGCCGCGGAGGGCCTGATTGCACTGACGGTGCTTTCCGCAGCATGGCTGCTGCCGCTGATTGCCTTGCACGGCTTCCTGCTTGGCAGCACGATTGTGGGGGCTGAAGCCACACCCCTCACCACGTATTTCCTTGGACTTCTTCTGGGGCAGGGAGCTCTGCTGCTTCTCGTCACCGCTTGGTCGAAAGGGCTAATTGAACGCTTGGGAGTCCAGGGTCAACGCCTTGGCGCCGGCATCTGGATTGGTATTGGCTTGGCGTTTTCCTGGGTCGCTCTCGTCGACTGA
- a CDS encoding metal ABC transporter permease — protein sequence MELLLEPLRHDFMVRALLISALVGGVCGLLSCYMTLKGWALMGDAVSHAVLPGVVLAYALGLPFSLGAFVFGVGSVATIGFVKQKSRIKEDTVIGLVFTGFFALGLVLVSKTRSNIDLTHVLFGNVLGISAADISQTWWICSAVVALLLLFRRDLLLFCFDPTHARSIGINTGFLHYLLLSVLSLAAVAGLQTVGIILVVAMLVTPGATAYLLTDRFDRMTWLAIGSSVLSSLVGVYVSYWTDSSTAGCIVLVQTGLFLLAFLLAPQHGILRRSSP from the coding sequence CTGGAGTTGCTGCTGGAACCGCTGCGCCATGACTTCATGGTGCGTGCGCTGTTGATCAGCGCACTCGTGGGTGGTGTCTGTGGATTGCTCTCTTGTTACATGACCCTCAAGGGCTGGGCCCTGATGGGGGATGCTGTTTCCCACGCCGTGCTGCCAGGAGTCGTGCTGGCTTATGCCCTCGGCTTGCCGTTTTCACTTGGTGCCTTCGTGTTCGGTGTCGGCTCGGTGGCAACGATCGGTTTTGTGAAGCAGAAATCGCGGATCAAGGAAGACACCGTGATCGGCTTGGTTTTCACAGGCTTTTTTGCGCTGGGGTTGGTGTTGGTCTCGAAGACCCGCAGCAACATTGATCTCACCCACGTGTTGTTCGGAAACGTTCTGGGCATCTCAGCGGCAGACATCAGTCAGACCTGGTGGATTTGCTCCGCCGTTGTGGCGTTGTTGTTGCTTTTCCGGCGAGACCTGCTGCTGTTCTGTTTCGACCCGACCCACGCTCGCTCGATCGGCATCAACACCGGTTTCCTTCACTACCTGCTGCTGTCTGTGTTGTCTCTCGCTGCTGTGGCCGGTTTGCAGACCGTGGGCATCATTCTGGTGGTGGCGATGCTGGTGACTCCAGGCGCGACGGCCTACCTGCTCACGGATCGCTTTGATCGCATGACCTGGCTCGCTATTGGCAGCAGTGTCTTGTCGAGTTTGGTTGGTGTGTATGTGAGCTACTGGACCGACAGTTCGACCGCTGGTTGCATCGTGCTGGTGCAGACCGGACTGTTTTTGCTGGCGTTTCTGCTGGCTCCGCAGCATGGGATTCTGCGCCGCTCCTCACCATGA
- a CDS encoding superoxide dismutase family protein produces the protein MHRLVPLLSLCCLLLWPSAAMANNITITMNSISNQGIGESIGTIQAEDGPDGLVIRPSLQGLREGEHGFHLHAGESCEIARNDEGIAIAGLAALGHWDPDQTNTHQGPFGEGHRGDLSRLIVDADGVTRTDVVAPRLNTADLSGHALIVHAGGDTYSDTPSLGGGGARVACGVAN, from the coding sequence ATGCATCGACTCGTCCCCCTCCTATCCCTGTGCTGCCTTTTGCTGTGGCCTAGTGCCGCCATGGCGAACAACATCACAATCACGATGAACAGCATCAGCAATCAAGGCATCGGCGAGTCGATCGGAACCATTCAGGCAGAGGACGGACCCGACGGCTTGGTGATCAGACCCTCACTTCAAGGCTTGCGCGAAGGGGAGCATGGATTCCATCTGCATGCGGGTGAATCATGCGAAATCGCTCGGAATGATGAAGGGATCGCTATTGCAGGGCTCGCAGCCCTTGGCCACTGGGATCCCGATCAGACCAATACACACCAGGGCCCGTTCGGCGAAGGACATCGCGGTGATTTAAGCCGGTTGATCGTGGATGCAGATGGCGTCACACGTACCGATGTCGTTGCACCTCGACTTAACACCGCAGACCTCTCAGGTCATGCGCTGATTGTGCATGCCGGGGGCGACACCTACAGCGATACACCGTCGCTTGGCGGTGGCGGTGCCCGTGTCGCCTGCGGTGTGGCGAATTAA
- a CDS encoding metal ABC transporter ATP-binding protein, with amino-acid sequence MRIAAEQVCVDYNGSVALYDASLSLPAGCICGLVGMNGAGKSTLFKALTGFVRPSRGRIRINGVKVAAAQREQAVAYVPQSEGIDCDFPVSVWDVVMMGRYGAMNCLRIPRQSDRIAVRAALERVDLLDLRDRPLAALSGGQRKRAFLARAIAQRASVLLLDEPFNGVDVRTEKLMAELFLQFRRQGCSILISTHDLSHVRDFCDLVVLINKTVLAYGETSEVFTPENLSLAFGGVPPDLLRGHPQ; translated from the coding sequence ATCCGGATCGCAGCAGAGCAGGTCTGCGTCGACTACAACGGCTCCGTCGCGCTGTACGACGCGTCCCTGTCCCTTCCTGCTGGTTGCATCTGCGGGCTGGTGGGCATGAATGGCGCAGGCAAATCGACGCTGTTTAAGGCCCTCACAGGATTTGTGCGTCCTTCCAGAGGTCGGATTCGCATCAATGGGGTCAAAGTGGCGGCAGCACAACGGGAGCAGGCTGTTGCTTACGTGCCCCAAAGTGAGGGCATCGACTGCGATTTCCCCGTTTCCGTCTGGGATGTCGTGATGATGGGGCGCTACGGCGCCATGAATTGCTTGCGAATCCCGCGTCAGTCGGATCGGATTGCTGTTCGTGCCGCACTGGAGCGCGTTGATCTGCTCGATTTACGCGATCGACCTCTGGCCGCACTGTCCGGTGGACAACGCAAGCGTGCCTTCCTTGCCCGCGCTATTGCCCAGCGCGCTTCGGTGTTGTTGCTCGATGAGCCTTTCAATGGCGTGGACGTTCGCACAGAAAAGCTGATGGCGGAACTCTTCTTGCAGTTCCGCCGTCAGGGTTGCTCGATTCTGATCTCCACCCATGACCTCAGTCACGTGCGTGATTTCTGCGATCTCGTTGTCTTGATCAACAAGACGGTGCTGGCCTACGGCGAGACCTCCGAAGTGTTCACTCCCGAGAACCTGTCGCTGGCATTTGGTGGTGTTCCGCCTGATCTGCTGCGTGGCCATCCGCAGTGA
- a CDS encoding DUF924 family protein — MPADNSNQSREILNFWFNESKPWQWFRRSDARDLQLRHRFGALSETAQSGGLKHWEDHFESALALVLLLDQFSRQIWRDEAQAFNGDARAQQLSDLALKKGWLQQEPLKARRQFWLMPQLHAECLIRVERVIPLMEQWVDQATADVARRNRECLLRHGRYPWRDAALGR, encoded by the coding sequence ATGCCAGCTGACAACAGCAATCAGTCCAGAGAGATCCTCAACTTCTGGTTCAACGAGTCAAAACCATGGCAATGGTTCCGGCGGAGCGATGCACGGGACTTGCAGCTGCGTCATCGCTTTGGGGCCTTGTCCGAAACAGCACAGTCGGGCGGTCTCAAACATTGGGAAGATCATTTCGAGTCAGCCCTGGCACTGGTCTTGCTTCTGGATCAGTTTTCTCGTCAGATCTGGCGAGATGAAGCGCAGGCCTTCAACGGTGATGCACGCGCACAACAGTTGAGTGACCTTGCCCTGAAGAAAGGCTGGCTGCAGCAAGAACCCCTGAAGGCACGGCGTCAGTTCTGGCTGATGCCCCAGCTGCATGCGGAGTGCCTGATCCGCGTGGAACGCGTCATCCCGCTGATGGAGCAATGGGTGGATCAGGCGACGGCAGATGTGGCACGTCGCAACCGAGAATGTCTCCTCAGACATGGGCGGTATCCATGGCGGGATGCAGCTCTCGGACGCTGA
- a CDS encoding metal ABC transporter substrate-binding protein: MPLPAVVVGLLALLMACSGPNRVPSTDRDATTDARPKVLTTFTILADMASNVAGGRLQVESITKPGAEIHGYEFTPSDIERASGADLIVENGLGLELWARRFTAAAGQVPTVTLTNGLQPLLIEEDAYAGRPNPHAWMSPKTAQHYVDQLVLAFSELDPEGAEAYRSNGELYKARLRTLDAELRQSLATLPESQRLLVSCEGALSYLARDYGLQEAYLWPVNAESQITPRRMARLIDRVKQDQVPAVFCETTVSDQPQREVARAAGSRFGGSFFVDSLSDDNGPAPTLLDLHRHNVKLIRAGLGSPADPTP; the protein is encoded by the coding sequence ATGCCCCTTCCCGCCGTGGTTGTTGGACTGCTGGCGCTGCTGATGGCCTGCTCAGGACCAAATCGTGTTCCCTCCACTGATCGTGACGCCACAACTGATGCTCGCCCGAAGGTTCTGACCACCTTCACCATCCTTGCCGACATGGCGAGCAATGTTGCGGGAGGTCGCCTGCAGGTGGAGTCGATTACGAAGCCTGGTGCTGAAATTCATGGCTATGAATTCACGCCCAGCGACATCGAGCGGGCCTCCGGAGCCGATCTCATTGTCGAGAACGGTTTGGGATTGGAACTGTGGGCCAGGCGGTTTACAGCTGCTGCCGGCCAGGTTCCGACTGTGACGCTGACCAATGGACTCCAACCTCTGTTGATTGAAGAGGATGCTTATGCGGGGCGCCCCAACCCCCATGCCTGGATGTCGCCCAAGACGGCTCAGCACTATGTCGATCAACTCGTGCTGGCTTTCTCTGAATTGGACCCTGAGGGCGCTGAGGCTTATCGGAGCAACGGTGAGCTCTACAAGGCCCGTCTGCGAACCCTTGATGCGGAGTTGCGCCAGAGCCTGGCGACCTTGCCTGAAAGCCAACGGTTGCTGGTCAGTTGTGAAGGTGCTTTGAGCTACCTCGCACGGGATTACGGATTGCAAGAGGCCTATCTCTGGCCGGTCAACGCGGAAAGCCAGATCACGCCACGCCGGATGGCCAGGCTGATCGATCGCGTCAAACAGGATCAGGTGCCAGCGGTGTTCTGCGAAACCACGGTGAGCGATCAGCCGCAGCGTGAGGTTGCCCGAGCCGCGGGAAGTCGCTTCGGAGGCAGTTTCTTTGTTGATTCTTTGTCAGATGACAACGGTCCAGCTCCCACTCTGCTCGATCTGCATCGCCACAATGTGAAACTCATTCGAGCTGGTCTTGGCTCCCCCGCCGATCCAACCCCATGA
- the dcd gene encoding dCTP deaminase, whose amino-acid sequence MAVLGRQAILSAIDRGAITISPFDPAKVGPASVDLTLANSFRVFRKVHEVVDVDEDTDYRSFTDKVDVKDGDHILIMPGETILGITQERLRLSPGLCGWLEGRSRFARLGLMVHISAPFMGPGIDSQQVLEMSNFGPAPLAVHPGTAICQFIFQTLDGEEHYQGRFAGQSQESF is encoded by the coding sequence ATGGCAGTCCTGGGACGACAGGCCATTTTGAGCGCGATTGATCGTGGTGCGATCACGATTTCGCCTTTTGATCCAGCAAAGGTAGGCCCCGCTTCGGTTGATCTCACCCTGGCCAACAGCTTTCGGGTGTTCCGGAAGGTTCATGAAGTGGTCGATGTGGACGAGGACACCGATTACCGCTCATTTACCGACAAGGTTGATGTGAAGGATGGCGATCACATTCTGATCATGCCCGGGGAGACGATTCTTGGAATCACTCAGGAGCGCCTACGCCTCAGCCCGGGTCTTTGTGGATGGTTAGAAGGACGGAGTCGTTTTGCTCGGCTCGGCTTGATGGTTCATATCAGTGCACCATTCATGGGCCCTGGCATTGATAGCCAGCAAGTGCTCGAAATGAGCAATTTCGGGCCTGCCCCGTTGGCTGTGCATCCCGGTACGGCGATCTGTCAGTTCATCTTTCAGACGCTGGATGGAGAAGAGCACTACCAGGGCCGTTTTGCCGGTCAAAGCCAGGAGAGCTTCTGA
- a CDS encoding metal ABC transporter ATP-binding protein, whose amino-acid sequence MGVAPLVAQGLTVAYGERTVLDDVSLTLQSGTLTALVGANGAGKSTLLHLLQGRLTPTAGQVACDGMPIQGCRDRVVLMPQRGRIDWSFPITVREFVALGAMSRRSFACCDRDAALQRVGLGSLADRRLDALSGGQQQRALLARTLVQPSRVLLLDEPCAAIDPPTRDQLLSLMRQLADAGQTLLVSSHDWGTALDHYDRVIVLDGRVLADGPPEQVRQLLGQQINPGAQCHDCA is encoded by the coding sequence ATGGGGGTTGCCCCCCTTGTTGCGCAGGGCCTGACTGTGGCCTACGGCGAGCGCACCGTTCTTGATGATGTGTCGCTCACGCTGCAGAGCGGAACGCTGACGGCGCTTGTCGGTGCCAATGGAGCCGGGAAGTCCACCTTGCTGCACTTGCTGCAGGGGCGTCTCACCCCCACTGCTGGACAGGTCGCCTGCGATGGGATGCCGATTCAGGGGTGCCGCGATCGGGTGGTGTTGATGCCTCAGCGCGGCCGGATCGACTGGTCGTTTCCCATCACCGTGCGGGAGTTCGTGGCGCTTGGAGCGATGTCGCGTCGATCGTTTGCGTGTTGCGATCGTGATGCGGCCTTGCAACGGGTCGGCCTTGGGTCCCTGGCCGACCGACGTTTGGATGCACTCTCTGGAGGCCAGCAGCAACGGGCCCTTCTGGCAAGGACGCTCGTGCAGCCCTCGCGTGTGCTGCTGTTGGATGAACCCTGTGCGGCCATTGATCCGCCAACGCGCGATCAGTTGCTCTCACTGATGCGTCAGCTTGCCGATGCGGGGCAGACCCTGCTTGTCAGTAGTCATGACTGGGGCACGGCCTTGGATCACTACGACCGGGTGATCGTTCTGGATGGCCGTGTGCTGGCCGATGGTCCCCCTGAACAAGTGCGCCAGTTGCTGGGCCAGCAGATCAATCCAGGAGCGCAATGCCATGACTGCGCTTGA
- a CDS encoding metal ABC transporter substrate-binding protein encodes MSVAVITSAAGVLLAAATSTPTIVAADGILCDLTKKLVANDAKVICLIPAGADPHTLALRPADRTSLGKANLVLLNGYNLTPALKGVKAGGPVVSLGEIALPNNPQNDPHLWHDPANVAAMANVSVLKFKPLFSGQQIAAINQRRTAMAGVLNSLGSWTAQQVATVPEPQRVLVTGHRAYSFLSKRYGIRELPVIDEYATGGRMRPSSLNAISKAIKASGTKVIFPESLPPSKTMRRISRASGIPLASKALVADGLAPGKSLIQTATSNVCTFVVAQGGRCDQQAAAQLQQRWSAIR; translated from the coding sequence ATGTCTGTCGCGGTCATCACCTCAGCGGCAGGGGTGCTGCTGGCAGCGGCGACCTCCACCCCCACCATCGTTGCCGCGGATGGCATCCTTTGCGATCTCACCAAGAAGTTGGTGGCGAACGACGCCAAGGTGATCTGCTTGATCCCCGCCGGCGCGGATCCCCACACCCTGGCCTTGCGTCCGGCAGACCGCACCAGCCTGGGGAAAGCCAATCTGGTGCTTCTCAACGGTTACAACCTGACGCCGGCATTGAAAGGCGTCAAAGCGGGTGGTCCCGTGGTGTCGTTGGGTGAGATCGCTCTGCCCAACAATCCTCAGAACGATCCCCACCTGTGGCATGACCCGGCCAACGTCGCGGCGATGGCCAACGTCAGCGTGCTCAAGTTCAAGCCCTTGTTCAGCGGTCAGCAAATCGCAGCGATTAACCAGCGGCGTACGGCCATGGCTGGGGTGTTGAACTCTCTGGGGAGTTGGACGGCCCAACAGGTCGCAACGGTTCCCGAGCCCCAGAGGGTTCTGGTGACGGGGCACCGTGCCTATTCGTTTCTCTCGAAACGCTATGGCATTCGTGAGCTGCCAGTGATCGATGAGTACGCCACAGGCGGGCGCATGCGCCCCTCCAGCTTGAACGCCATCAGCAAAGCGATTAAAGCTTCGGGAACCAAGGTGATTTTTCCGGAATCCCTACCTCCTTCGAAAACCATGCGGCGCATCAGTCGTGCCAGCGGCATTCCCTTGGCGAGCAAAGCGTTGGTGGCTGACGGCCTGGCCCCTGGCAAAAGCCTGATCCAAACGGCAACCAGCAATGTCTGCACCTTCGTGGTGGCTCAGGGAGGACGCTGTGACCAGCAAGCTGCAGCGCAGCTTCAACAGCGCTGGTCTGCGATTCGCTGA
- a CDS encoding metal ABC transporter permease, giving the protein MTALDLWLIPLLMALLVGIVCPVTGTLLVTQRRVLQANLISHAVLPGVAVAVAMGIDPAIGGVVSGLLGSLMSERMQRAQPAGQEAVINTVLAGFLGLGVLLIPLLDLRLDLEALLFGDLLIVDWYDLVRVLVAAAALLLLLLTRYSQLVFVGVDPDGAVAAGLPVKTLQLVQALVTSMVIVSAMAAVGVILVIGLLCAPVLPGLWRVSSLRAAMLQSALVGLALSAVGFLLAVPLNLPPGPLIGVVCMLLLCIPRLRPANS; this is encoded by the coding sequence ATGACTGCGCTTGATCTCTGGCTGATTCCGTTGCTGATGGCGTTGCTTGTGGGCATTGTGTGTCCCGTCACTGGCACCTTGCTGGTGACGCAGCGGCGCGTGCTGCAGGCCAATTTGATTTCACACGCTGTTCTTCCTGGTGTGGCAGTCGCTGTGGCGATGGGAATTGACCCTGCCATTGGCGGAGTGGTCAGTGGTTTGTTGGGCTCCTTGATGTCTGAGCGCATGCAGCGAGCGCAACCGGCTGGACAGGAAGCCGTGATCAACACCGTGCTTGCCGGTTTCTTGGGCCTTGGGGTGCTGTTGATCCCTTTGCTGGACCTGCGCCTCGATCTCGAAGCTCTGTTGTTCGGTGATCTGCTGATCGTCGATTGGTACGACTTGGTGCGGGTGTTGGTGGCTGCGGCGGCGTTGCTGCTGCTGCTGCTCACCCGTTACTCCCAGCTCGTGTTTGTTGGGGTGGATCCCGATGGAGCCGTTGCCGCTGGCTTGCCAGTGAAGACCCTGCAGTTGGTGCAGGCGCTGGTGACCTCCATGGTGATCGTCAGCGCCATGGCAGCCGTGGGCGTGATTCTCGTGATCGGTCTGCTGTGTGCCCCAGTGCTGCCAGGGCTCTGGCGGGTGAGCAGTCTGCGGGCCGCGATGCTGCAGTCGGCGTTGGTGGGATTGGCGTTGAGCGCCGTTGGCTTTTTGCTGGCTGTGCCGCTGAATCTGCCTCCAGGGCCTCTGATCGGCGTGGTTTGCATGCTGCTGCTGTGCATACCTCGCCTCAGGCCAGCGAATTCGTAG
- a CDS encoding c-type cytochrome produces MSMAMRCLLSLALALLISFWSPVQVMAADLTRGGQLFNLNCAACHAGGANVLKSERSLSQDDLQAYLPNYLKGHETAIVAQVTYGRNAMPAFLDILSEKEIEDVAAYVEDQSMKGWS; encoded by the coding sequence ATGTCGATGGCTATGCGCTGCCTGCTTTCGCTTGCTCTCGCTCTTCTGATCAGTTTTTGGTCTCCGGTTCAGGTGATGGCCGCTGATCTCACCCGTGGCGGTCAGCTGTTCAATCTCAACTGCGCTGCTTGCCATGCGGGTGGCGCCAATGTGCTCAAGAGCGAACGCTCCCTTAGCCAGGATGATCTTCAGGCCTACCTCCCCAACTATCTGAAGGGGCATGAAACCGCGATCGTTGCCCAGGTGACTTACGGCCGCAATGCGATGCCCGCCTTCCTGGACATTTTGAGTGAGAAGGAAATCGAAGATGTTGCTGCTTACGTTGAAGATCAGTCCATGAAGGGCTGGAGTTGA
- a CDS encoding DUF2256 domain-containing protein, giving the protein MRPSDRPTKICPVCGRPFQWRKKWKDVWDDVRYCSERCRRHKKTSDRRSEG; this is encoded by the coding sequence ATGCGTCCAAGTGATCGCCCCACCAAGATCTGCCCCGTCTGTGGAAGGCCGTTTCAATGGCGCAAGAAATGGAAGGACGTCTGGGACGACGTTCGTTACTGCTCGGAGCGGTGCAGGCGCCATAAAAAAACCTCCGATCGAAGATCAGAGGGTTGA
- a CDS encoding TIGR03943 family protein, translating to MTRKPRFLRSPLLPPLVVGLWGWVLLWSTLSGRLDLLLNAAFHPVVGIAGVVLLVLSVLQLRWAIKQRNVMASRGWLFSGLVAVAILVVPPEPSFSDLAASRPDSLPEAPQLSFFLPPEQRTLTEWVRLLRSQPDPELHAGDPVRISGFVLKRPGETPELARLTVRCCLADATPAGIPILWPEDANPEADQWLEIEGTLVVQERDGVPVNVVQPTSIEEIPRPERPLEP from the coding sequence ATGACACGAAAGCCGCGATTTCTGCGTTCTCCTCTGCTTCCACCCCTGGTTGTGGGGCTCTGGGGATGGGTGCTGTTGTGGAGCACGCTTTCGGGACGACTTGATCTCCTCTTGAATGCGGCCTTTCATCCCGTCGTTGGCATTGCCGGGGTGGTGTTGCTTGTTCTGTCCGTCCTGCAGTTGCGCTGGGCCATCAAGCAACGCAACGTGATGGCATCCAGGGGGTGGTTGTTTTCAGGTCTGGTGGCTGTCGCGATTCTGGTGGTGCCTCCTGAACCGTCCTTCAGCGATCTGGCGGCTAGTCGTCCTGACAGTCTTCCGGAGGCACCTCAACTCAGCTTTTTCCTGCCGCCTGAACAGCGAACGCTGACGGAATGGGTGCGGTTGCTGCGCAGCCAGCCCGATCCTGAACTGCATGCGGGTGACCCGGTGCGCATCAGTGGCTTTGTGCTGAAGCGTCCTGGAGAAACTCCCGAATTGGCCCGCCTCACGGTGCGTTGCTGCCTCGCGGATGCCACACCGGCAGGGATTCCCATTCTCTGGCCGGAGGATGCCAACCCTGAAGCGGATCAGTGGCTTGAGATCGAGGGAACCTTGGTCGTGCAGGAACGTGATGGCGTGCCAGTGAATGTGGTCCAGCCCACCAGCATTGAGGAGATTCCCCGTCCAGAGAGGCCGCTGGAGCCATGA
- a CDS encoding DUF3721 domain-containing protein has product MTDRSSKAAPMVENERITPLLISLMLLSNRAIIRGSLAVAAAFTLVGAQSVSAHHVPGDDHTGTLLTVDPSATAQGQKTMFTTRSEAEAAAVNFDCEGAHQMGDMWMPCAEH; this is encoded by the coding sequence ATGACCGACCGGTCGTCAAAGGCCGCTCCCATGGTGGAGAATGAACGCATCACCCCCTTGTTGATCAGCCTGATGCTCCTGTCCAACCGTGCCATCATCCGGGGCTCCTTGGCCGTTGCAGCTGCTTTCACCCTTGTGGGAGCACAGTCGGTGAGCGCTCACCACGTTCCCGGCGACGACCACACCGGAACACTGCTGACCGTTGATCCCTCTGCGACAGCTCAGGGTCAGAAAACCATGTTCACCACCCGCTCTGAAGCCGAAGCTGCTGCTGTCAACTTCGACTGTGAAGGCGCTCACCAGATGGGAGACATGTGGATGCCTTGCGCTGAGCACTGA
- a CDS encoding DUF427 domain-containing protein, giving the protein MQAIFNGTVLAESDDIVVVDGNPYFPREAMRAEFFRASSHSTVCGWKGEARYWDVVVEGQELPNVVWSYDSPKPDAERIRERFAFYRGRGIVVN; this is encoded by the coding sequence ATGCAGGCGATTTTTAATGGAACGGTTCTCGCCGAGAGCGATGACATCGTGGTCGTGGATGGGAATCCGTATTTCCCTCGCGAAGCAATGCGCGCGGAGTTTTTTCGTGCGTCCTCGCACTCCACAGTTTGTGGCTGGAAAGGTGAGGCTCGCTACTGGGATGTGGTGGTGGAAGGTCAAGAGCTTCCCAATGTGGTTTGGAGTTACGACTCCCCGAAGCCTGATGCTGAGCGCATCCGTGAGCGGTTCGCCTTCTACCGCGGCCGGGGAATTGTGGTGAATTGA
- a CDS encoding permease, with product MTRLATGWAIFQGLLIEALPFLLLGVTIAGLARWLVPQSTWVRRLPRHPLLAPLVGALLGFALPACECGNVPVARRLLASGAPLGTGFGFLFAAPVLNPIVLASTWAAFPDKTWLLWARPAGAFLIALSLSALLGLLPEAKLLETALLEERRMSQPLSSVGLLERRGGVLGSAPVSSEQRDDTPGISPRLLIQHSTREFLSLLTLLVLGSALAALVQTWLPRSWLLALGSAPTLSVIALMLLALVVSVCSSVDAFLALGFAAQVTPGALLAFLLLGPVVDLKLAGLFTVLLTPRAIAITAASASLMVLLIGQWVNLLQL from the coding sequence ATGACGCGTCTCGCTACCGGATGGGCCATTTTTCAAGGCCTGCTGATTGAGGCGCTTCCCTTTCTGTTGCTGGGGGTGACCATTGCTGGGCTGGCCCGCTGGCTTGTCCCCCAGTCCACCTGGGTGCGGCGTCTTCCACGCCATCCTCTGCTCGCTCCACTGGTTGGAGCTCTCTTGGGTTTTGCTTTGCCGGCCTGTGAATGCGGCAACGTTCCCGTGGCACGACGTCTTCTGGCCAGTGGTGCTCCGCTGGGCACCGGGTTTGGCTTTTTGTTTGCGGCGCCTGTTCTCAACCCGATTGTGTTAGCCAGCACCTGGGCTGCCTTCCCTGACAAGACCTGGCTGCTGTGGGCGAGGCCAGCTGGTGCCTTTTTGATCGCGCTGTCCTTAAGTGCACTTCTGGGGTTGCTACCCGAAGCCAAGCTGCTGGAAACGGCGTTGCTGGAAGAGCGCCGCATGAGTCAGCCCCTGTCCAGTGTTGGCCTGCTCGAACGTCGTGGCGGGGTGCTGGGATCTGCTCCGGTTTCGTCTGAGCAACGGGACGACACTCCAGGCATCAGTCCCCGCCTGCTGATTCAGCACAGCACCCGAGAATTCCTCAGCCTGCTCACTTTGCTGGTGTTGGGGAGTGCCTTGGCTGCGTTGGTTCAGACCTGGCTGCCGCGCAGTTGGCTGCTGGCCCTCGGTAGTGCACCGACGTTGTCGGTGATTGCGCTCATGCTCCTGGCTTTGGTGGTGTCGGTCTGCTCGAGCGTCGATGCTTTCCTGGCGCTTGGGTTTGCCGCTCAGGTCACCCCCGGGGCTCTGTTGGCCTTCCTGTTGCTTGGGCCTGTGGTGGATCTCAAGCTTGCTGGGTTGTTCACGGTGTTGCTGACGCCAAGAGCCATCGCGATCACCGCGGCATCAGCCTCGCTGATGGTGTTGTTGATCGGTCAGTGGGTGAATCTCCTTCAGCTGTGA